In Saimiri boliviensis isolate mSaiBol1 chromosome 12, mSaiBol1.pri, whole genome shotgun sequence, one genomic interval encodes:
- the RHBDL1 gene encoding rhomboid-related protein 1 isoform X2, translating into MDRSSLLQLIQEQQLDPENTGFIGADSFAGLVHSHELPLDPAKLDMLVALAQSNEQGQVCYQELVDLISSKRSSSFKRAIANGQRALPRDGLLDEPGLGVYKRFVRYVAYEILPCEVDRRWYFYRHRSCPPPVFMASVTLAQIIVFLCYGARLNKWVLQTYHPEYMKSPLVYHPGHRARAWRFLTYMFMHVGLEQLGFNALLQLMIGVPLEMVHGLLRISLLYLAGVLAGEVGAHPRPLPWPAAPSPTTCSHRLLNRLHHRHAGPGGGRLRRGLRPVLGTPGQRRHELGWDEMSLQVAEDGAGLGVHELRGGPGRVAALLPAAARLGPTAQLHGAPGRRGGGGEHGPDHPAQLRGAPTGPVRLVGGAAGLRHLPALRRLLERLCLRPAWRPHPPTALTGYLSLHRPWLAHGGCPPMGLHACPCERTSQGCCAPWVWVASEETLSRPTPYPQDSQSEPFWIINKYFAQHQGNLSGSPHLLNGPSGPCPPREPGFPPCAPLHMETCVGLVSWATGAVSVGVRAPRRVGGQVCVQARSVVRHEFSKCLLSSHGGGLSGIQ; encoded by the exons ATGGACAGGAGCTCGCTGCTGCAGCTCATCCAGGAGCAG CAGCTGGATCCCGAGAACACAGGCTTCATCGGTGCAGACAGCTTCGCTGGCCTGGTGCACAGCCATGAGCTGCCTCTGGACCCGGCCAAGCTGGACATGCTGGTGGCCCTGGCTCAGAGCAACGAGCAGGGCCAGGTCTGCTACCAGGAGCTGGTGGACCTG ATCAGCAGCAAGCGCTCCAGCAGCTTCAAGCGGGCCATTGCTAACGGACAGCGGGCACTGCCCCGGGACGGGCTGCTGGACGAGCCGGGCCTGGGAGTCTACAAGCGGTTTGTGCGCTACGTGGCCTACGAGATCCTGCCCTGCGAGGTGGACCGCCGCTGGTACTTCTACCGACACCGCAGCTGCCCACCCCCCGTGTTCATGGCCTCGGTCACCCTTGCCCAG ATCATCGTGTTCCTGTGCTATGGGGCCCGCCTCAACAAGTGGGTGCTGCAGACCTACCACCCTGAATACATGAAGAGCCCCCTCGTGTACCACCCCGGGCACCGTGCCCGTGCCTGGCGCTTCCTCACCTACATGTTCATGCACGTCGG gctggagcagctggggtTCAACGCCCTCCTGCAGCTGATGATCGGGGTGCCCCTGGAGATGGTGCATGGCCTGCTCCGCATCAGCCTGCTCTACCTGGCGGGCGTGCTGGCAGGTGAGGTAGGCGCACACCCTCGCCCCCTACCCTGGCCGGCCGCACCCTCACCCACCACTTGCTCACACAGGCTCCTTAACCGTCTCCATCACCGACATGCGGGCCCCGGTGGTGGGAGGCTCCGGCGGGGTCTACGCCCTGTGCTCGGCACACCTGGCCAACGTCGTCATG AACTGGGCTGGGATGAGATGTCCTTACAAGTTGCTGAGGATGGTGCTGGCCTTGGTGTGCA TGAGCTCCGAGGTGGGCCGGGCCGTGTGGCTGCGCTTCTCCCCGCCGCTGCCCGCCTCGGGCCCACAGCCCAGCTTCATGGCGCACCTGGCAGGCGCGGTGGTGGGGGTGAGCATGGGCCTGACCATCCTGCGCAGCTACGAGGAGCGCCTACGGGACCAGTGCGGCTGGTGGGTGGTGCTGCTGGCCTACGGCACCTTCCTGCTCTTCGCCGTCTTCTGGAACGTCTTTGCCTACGACCTGCTTGGCGCCCACATCCCCCCACCGCCCTGACCGGCTACCTGAGTCTGCACAGGCCATGGCTTGCACATGGTGGCTGTCCCCCCATGGGCCTTCACGCCTGCCCTTGTGAACGGACGTCTCAGGGCTGCTGTGCCCCTTGGGTGTGGGTGGCCTCGGAGGAGACCCTGTCCCGgccaactccctacccccaggACTCACAGTCTGAGCCTTTTtggataattaataaatattttgcacAGCACCAGGGGAACTTGTCAGGATCTCCACACCTGCTGAACGGACCATCAGGGCCCTGCCCACCACGAGAGCCTGGCTTCCCTCCCTGTGCACCTCTGCACATGGAGACATGTGTGGGACTTGTTTCCTGGGCCACAGGTGCTGTGTCTGTGGGAGTAAGGGCACCCAGGAGGGTTGGGGGCCAGGTGTGTGTTCAGGCCAGGAGTGTGGTCAGGCATGAGTTcagcaagtgtttattgagctccCATGGTGGCGGCCTTTCTGGCATCCAGTGA
- the RHBDL1 gene encoding rhomboid-related protein 1 isoform X1, with translation MGPLSQKCLDPEPDAPSQPGPALWSRGLAHIQALVRGSSLQQLDPENTGFIGADSFAGLVHSHELPLDPAKLDMLVALAQSNEQGQVCYQELVDLISSKRSSSFKRAIANGQRALPRDGLLDEPGLGVYKRFVRYVAYEILPCEVDRRWYFYRHRSCPPPVFMASVTLAQIIVFLCYGARLNKWVLQTYHPEYMKSPLVYHPGHRARAWRFLTYMFMHVGLEQLGFNALLQLMIGVPLEMVHGLLRISLLYLAGVLAGEVGAHPRPLPWPAAPSPTTCSHRLLNRLHHRHAGPGGGRLRRGLRPVLGTPGQRRHELGWDEMSLQVAEDGAGLGVHELRGGPGRVAALLPAAARLGPTAQLHGAPGRRGGGGEHGPDHPAQLRGAPTGPVRLVGGAAGLRHLPALRRLLERLCLRPAWRPHPPTALTGYLSLHRPWLAHGGCPPMGLHACPCERTSQGCCAPWVWVASEETLSRPTPYPQDSQSEPFWIINKYFAQHQGNLSGSPHLLNGPSGPCPPREPGFPPCAPLHMETCVGLVSWATGAVSVGVRAPRRVGGQVCVQARSVVRHEFSKCLLSSHGGGLSGIQ, from the exons ATGGGGCCCCTGTCCCAAAAGTGCCTGGATCCTGAGCCTGACGCTCCCAGCCAGCCTGGTCCGGCCCTTTGGTCCAGGGGTCTGGCCCACATTCAGGCGTTGGTCCGCGGCTCCTCACTGCAGCAGCTGGATCCCGAGAACACAGGCTTCATCGGTGCAGACAGCTTCGCTGGCCTGGTGCACAGCCATGAGCTGCCTCTGGACCCGGCCAAGCTGGACATGCTGGTGGCCCTGGCTCAGAGCAACGAGCAGGGCCAGGTCTGCTACCAGGAGCTGGTGGACCTG ATCAGCAGCAAGCGCTCCAGCAGCTTCAAGCGGGCCATTGCTAACGGACAGCGGGCACTGCCCCGGGACGGGCTGCTGGACGAGCCGGGCCTGGGAGTCTACAAGCGGTTTGTGCGCTACGTGGCCTACGAGATCCTGCCCTGCGAGGTGGACCGCCGCTGGTACTTCTACCGACACCGCAGCTGCCCACCCCCCGTGTTCATGGCCTCGGTCACCCTTGCCCAG ATCATCGTGTTCCTGTGCTATGGGGCCCGCCTCAACAAGTGGGTGCTGCAGACCTACCACCCTGAATACATGAAGAGCCCCCTCGTGTACCACCCCGGGCACCGTGCCCGTGCCTGGCGCTTCCTCACCTACATGTTCATGCACGTCGG gctggagcagctggggtTCAACGCCCTCCTGCAGCTGATGATCGGGGTGCCCCTGGAGATGGTGCATGGCCTGCTCCGCATCAGCCTGCTCTACCTGGCGGGCGTGCTGGCAGGTGAGGTAGGCGCACACCCTCGCCCCCTACCCTGGCCGGCCGCACCCTCACCCACCACTTGCTCACACAGGCTCCTTAACCGTCTCCATCACCGACATGCGGGCCCCGGTGGTGGGAGGCTCCGGCGGGGTCTACGCCCTGTGCTCGGCACACCTGGCCAACGTCGTCATG AACTGGGCTGGGATGAGATGTCCTTACAAGTTGCTGAGGATGGTGCTGGCCTTGGTGTGCA TGAGCTCCGAGGTGGGCCGGGCCGTGTGGCTGCGCTTCTCCCCGCCGCTGCCCGCCTCGGGCCCACAGCCCAGCTTCATGGCGCACCTGGCAGGCGCGGTGGTGGGGGTGAGCATGGGCCTGACCATCCTGCGCAGCTACGAGGAGCGCCTACGGGACCAGTGCGGCTGGTGGGTGGTGCTGCTGGCCTACGGCACCTTCCTGCTCTTCGCCGTCTTCTGGAACGTCTTTGCCTACGACCTGCTTGGCGCCCACATCCCCCCACCGCCCTGACCGGCTACCTGAGTCTGCACAGGCCATGGCTTGCACATGGTGGCTGTCCCCCCATGGGCCTTCACGCCTGCCCTTGTGAACGGACGTCTCAGGGCTGCTGTGCCCCTTGGGTGTGGGTGGCCTCGGAGGAGACCCTGTCCCGgccaactccctacccccaggACTCACAGTCTGAGCCTTTTtggataattaataaatattttgcacAGCACCAGGGGAACTTGTCAGGATCTCCACACCTGCTGAACGGACCATCAGGGCCCTGCCCACCACGAGAGCCTGGCTTCCCTCCCTGTGCACCTCTGCACATGGAGACATGTGTGGGACTTGTTTCCTGGGCCACAGGTGCTGTGTCTGTGGGAGTAAGGGCACCCAGGAGGGTTGGGGGCCAGGTGTGTGTTCAGGCCAGGAGTGTGGTCAGGCATGAGTTcagcaagtgtttattgagctccCATGGTGGCGGCCTTTCTGGCATCCAGTGA
- the RHBDL1 gene encoding rhomboid-related protein 1 isoform X4, whose protein sequence is MDRSSLLQLIQEQQLDPENTGFIGADSFAGLVHSHELPLDPAKLDMLVALAQSNEQGQVCYQELVDLISSKRSSSFKRAIANGQRALPRDGLLDEPGLGVYKRFVRYVAYEILPCEVDRRWYFYRHRSCPPPVFMASVTLAQIIVFLCYGARLNKWVLQTYHPEYMKSPLVYHPGHRARAWRFLTYMFMHVGLEQLGFNALLQLMIGVPLEMVHGLLRISLLYLAGVLAGSLTVSITDMRAPVVGGSGGVYALCSAHLANVVMNWAGMRCPYKLLRMVLALVCMSSEVGRAVWLRFSPPLPASGPQPSFMAHLAGAVVGVSMGLTILRSYEERLRDQCGWWVVLLAYGTFLLFAVFWNVFAYDLLGAHIPPPP, encoded by the exons ATGGACAGGAGCTCGCTGCTGCAGCTCATCCAGGAGCAG CAGCTGGATCCCGAGAACACAGGCTTCATCGGTGCAGACAGCTTCGCTGGCCTGGTGCACAGCCATGAGCTGCCTCTGGACCCGGCCAAGCTGGACATGCTGGTGGCCCTGGCTCAGAGCAACGAGCAGGGCCAGGTCTGCTACCAGGAGCTGGTGGACCTG ATCAGCAGCAAGCGCTCCAGCAGCTTCAAGCGGGCCATTGCTAACGGACAGCGGGCACTGCCCCGGGACGGGCTGCTGGACGAGCCGGGCCTGGGAGTCTACAAGCGGTTTGTGCGCTACGTGGCCTACGAGATCCTGCCCTGCGAGGTGGACCGCCGCTGGTACTTCTACCGACACCGCAGCTGCCCACCCCCCGTGTTCATGGCCTCGGTCACCCTTGCCCAG ATCATCGTGTTCCTGTGCTATGGGGCCCGCCTCAACAAGTGGGTGCTGCAGACCTACCACCCTGAATACATGAAGAGCCCCCTCGTGTACCACCCCGGGCACCGTGCCCGTGCCTGGCGCTTCCTCACCTACATGTTCATGCACGTCGG gctggagcagctggggtTCAACGCCCTCCTGCAGCTGATGATCGGGGTGCCCCTGGAGATGGTGCATGGCCTGCTCCGCATCAGCCTGCTCTACCTGGCGGGCGTGCTGGCAG GCTCCTTAACCGTCTCCATCACCGACATGCGGGCCCCGGTGGTGGGAGGCTCCGGCGGGGTCTACGCCCTGTGCTCGGCACACCTGGCCAACGTCGTCATG AACTGGGCTGGGATGAGATGTCCTTACAAGTTGCTGAGGATGGTGCTGGCCTTGGTGTGCA TGAGCTCCGAGGTGGGCCGGGCCGTGTGGCTGCGCTTCTCCCCGCCGCTGCCCGCCTCGGGCCCACAGCCCAGCTTCATGGCGCACCTGGCAGGCGCGGTGGTGGGGGTGAGCATGGGCCTGACCATCCTGCGCAGCTACGAGGAGCGCCTACGGGACCAGTGCGGCTGGTGGGTGGTGCTGCTGGCCTACGGCACCTTCCTGCTCTTCGCCGTCTTCTGGAACGTCTTTGCCTACGACCTGCTTGGCGCCCACATCCCCCCACCGCCCTGA
- the RHBDL1 gene encoding rhomboid-related protein 1 isoform X3, which produces MGPLSQKCLDPEPDAPSQPGPALWSRGLAHIQALVRGSSLQQLDPENTGFIGADSFAGLVHSHELPLDPAKLDMLVALAQSNEQGQVCYQELVDLISSKRSSSFKRAIANGQRALPRDGLLDEPGLGVYKRFVRYVAYEILPCEVDRRWYFYRHRSCPPPVFMASVTLAQIIVFLCYGARLNKWVLQTYHPEYMKSPLVYHPGHRARAWRFLTYMFMHVGLEQLGFNALLQLMIGVPLEMVHGLLRISLLYLAGVLAGSLTVSITDMRAPVVGGSGGVYALCSAHLANVVMNWAGMRCPYKLLRMVLALVCMSSEVGRAVWLRFSPPLPASGPQPSFMAHLAGAVVGVSMGLTILRSYEERLRDQCGWWVVLLAYGTFLLFAVFWNVFAYDLLGAHIPPPP; this is translated from the exons ATGGGGCCCCTGTCCCAAAAGTGCCTGGATCCTGAGCCTGACGCTCCCAGCCAGCCTGGTCCGGCCCTTTGGTCCAGGGGTCTGGCCCACATTCAGGCGTTGGTCCGCGGCTCCTCACTGCAGCAGCTGGATCCCGAGAACACAGGCTTCATCGGTGCAGACAGCTTCGCTGGCCTGGTGCACAGCCATGAGCTGCCTCTGGACCCGGCCAAGCTGGACATGCTGGTGGCCCTGGCTCAGAGCAACGAGCAGGGCCAGGTCTGCTACCAGGAGCTGGTGGACCTG ATCAGCAGCAAGCGCTCCAGCAGCTTCAAGCGGGCCATTGCTAACGGACAGCGGGCACTGCCCCGGGACGGGCTGCTGGACGAGCCGGGCCTGGGAGTCTACAAGCGGTTTGTGCGCTACGTGGCCTACGAGATCCTGCCCTGCGAGGTGGACCGCCGCTGGTACTTCTACCGACACCGCAGCTGCCCACCCCCCGTGTTCATGGCCTCGGTCACCCTTGCCCAG ATCATCGTGTTCCTGTGCTATGGGGCCCGCCTCAACAAGTGGGTGCTGCAGACCTACCACCCTGAATACATGAAGAGCCCCCTCGTGTACCACCCCGGGCACCGTGCCCGTGCCTGGCGCTTCCTCACCTACATGTTCATGCACGTCGG gctggagcagctggggtTCAACGCCCTCCTGCAGCTGATGATCGGGGTGCCCCTGGAGATGGTGCATGGCCTGCTCCGCATCAGCCTGCTCTACCTGGCGGGCGTGCTGGCAG GCTCCTTAACCGTCTCCATCACCGACATGCGGGCCCCGGTGGTGGGAGGCTCCGGCGGGGTCTACGCCCTGTGCTCGGCACACCTGGCCAACGTCGTCATG AACTGGGCTGGGATGAGATGTCCTTACAAGTTGCTGAGGATGGTGCTGGCCTTGGTGTGCA TGAGCTCCGAGGTGGGCCGGGCCGTGTGGCTGCGCTTCTCCCCGCCGCTGCCCGCCTCGGGCCCACAGCCCAGCTTCATGGCGCACCTGGCAGGCGCGGTGGTGGGGGTGAGCATGGGCCTGACCATCCTGCGCAGCTACGAGGAGCGCCTACGGGACCAGTGCGGCTGGTGGGTGGTGCTGCTGGCCTACGGCACCTTCCTGCTCTTCGCCGTCTTCTGGAACGTCTTTGCCTACGACCTGCTTGGCGCCCACATCCCCCCACCGCCCTGA